A window of Micromonospora eburnea genomic DNA:
CGCTGCTGGCCAGGTGGATCGAGCAGCTCGGTTTCCCGGCTCTCGCCGCCAACGCGATCAACGAGAAGACCGGCAAGCCGGCCTACCTGCCGTACGTGATCAAGCCGGTCAACCTCGGCGGGCATGGCGCGCCGGCGCTGAACGTCGGCATCCTCGGCCTGACCAACCCCGGCGTGGCCATCTGGGACAAGGGCAACGTCGAGGGCAAGCTGGTCTTCGCCGGCATGGTCGAGACCGCCGCCAAGTGGGTGCCGATCATGCGGGAGCGCGGCGCCGACCTGGTCATCATCTCCGCCCACGGCGGCGACAGCGGCACCTCCAGCTACGGGCCGGAGCTGCCGAACGAGAACCCGGTCGCGATGATCGCCGAGCAGGTGCCGGGCATCGACGCGATCCTCTTCGGACACGCGCACAACGAGGTCCGGGAGAAGTTCGTCACCAACACCCGGACCGGCGAGCAGGTGCTGACCTCGGAGCCGTCGAAGTGGGGCCAGCGGCTGACCCGGATGGACTTCACCCTGACCCGGGAGAAGGGCCGCTGGAAGGTCGTCGCCAAGGGCGCCACCATGCTGAACACGAACACCGTGGTCGAGGATCCGGCGGTGCTCGCGGCCGTGCGCGGCCAGCACGCCAAGACGGTCGACTACGTCAACCAGGTCGTCGCGCGGTCCACCGTGGAGCTCTCCGCCGCCGAGTCGCGGTACCAGGACACCCCGATCCTGGACTTCATCAACCAGGTCCAGACCGACGTGGTGACCGCAGCGCTCGCCGGCACCGCGTACGCCGGGCTGCCGGTGCTGTCGATCGCGGCGCCGTTCAGCCGTACCGCGGTGTTCCCCGCCGGGGACGTGCGGATCCGCGACGTCGCGGGCCTCTACGTGTACGACAACACCCTCGAGGCGGTCGTGATGACCGGCGCCGAGGTGAAGGAGTACCTGGAGTACTCGGCGAAGTACTTCGTGACGCTGCCGGTCGGCGCCGCCGTCAACCCGGCGACCATCGCCGACCCGGCCGTGCCGGACTACAACTACGACACGATCTCGGGTGTCGACTACGACATCGACATCTCGAAGCCGGTCGGCCAGCGGATCACCCGCCTGGTCCTGCCGGGCACCGACACCCCGGTCCCCGCCGACGCCCAGTTCGTGGTCGCGGTGAACAACTACCGGCGCAGCGGTGGCGGCAACTTCCCCGGGATCGTGAAGACCCAGGTCTACAACGAGCAGCAGGAGATCCGGCAGCTGCTCATCGAGTGGGCACAGGCCAAGGGCGTCATCGACCCGGCCGACTTCTTCGTGCCGAACTGGAAGCTGGTCCGCGAGGGCGTGCCGGTCTTCTGACGCGTACCGGTCCGGCGGGCCGTGGGGTGGGTGCCACCCCCGGCCCGTCGGCCGTTTCCGGGCTCAGCCCGGACTGTTGCGCAGTGCCCACTCCTCGGGCCCGCCGGCCGGCTCCGGGCGGTCCCGCCGGGCGTCGGTCTCCGTCAACGCCATTCGGTCCTCGGGAGGCACCGCCGGCGGCAGTTCGCCGAAGCGAACGTGCCGAAGGAACGCGTACTCCTCGTCGGTGAACGACTCGTTCGGCTCGCTCATGACCGCATTGTGCGCCCGGTCGCACAACGCCCGCATCAACCTGGACGGCACGGGTAAGCCGCCGCGACGGACTGTCGAGACGAGGTGGAGGACAACCATGCGCGCGGTGCGGATGACCGCCCCCGGGGTGCTGGAGCAGACGGAGGTGCCCACCCCGGCGGCTGGACCGGGCGAGGTGCTGCTACGCGTCGGCGCGGTCGGCGCCTGCCACTCCGACCTGCACATCCTCGACGCGCCGGCGGGGATGTACCCCACCCCGATGACGCTGGGCCACGAGATCGCGGGCACCGTCGACCAGGTCGGCCCCGGGGTCTCCGGCTGGTCCCCCGGGGACCGGACCGCGGTGTACGGGATCATCGGCTGCGGCCGCTGCCGCGCCTGCCTGCGTGGGCTGGAGAACCAGTGCCGGGTCGTACCGGTGGGCGGCATCGGGCTCAGCCGTGACGGCGGGCTGGCCGAGTACGTGGTGGTGCCCGCGTCCCGG
This region includes:
- a CDS encoding bifunctional metallophosphatase/5'-nucleotidase, encoding MTSSSGASRRQVLAVAAAAATAPLLAGSPAQAGEAKGNAPKIWDLTVLGTSDTHGNVYNWDYYKDAEYDDSQHNDVGVAKLATLVNQIRDERRGKATLVLDAGDTIQGTPLATYYAKQEPITVTGETHPMANAMNVLNYDAVTLGNHEFNYGLPLLARWIEQLGFPALAANAINEKTGKPAYLPYVIKPVNLGGHGAPALNVGILGLTNPGVAIWDKGNVEGKLVFAGMVETAAKWVPIMRERGADLVIISAHGGDSGTSSYGPELPNENPVAMIAEQVPGIDAILFGHAHNEVREKFVTNTRTGEQVLTSEPSKWGQRLTRMDFTLTREKGRWKVVAKGATMLNTNTVVEDPAVLAAVRGQHAKTVDYVNQVVARSTVELSAAESRYQDTPILDFINQVQTDVVTAALAGTAYAGLPVLSIAAPFSRTAVFPAGDVRIRDVAGLYVYDNTLEAVVMTGAEVKEYLEYSAKYFVTLPVGAAVNPATIADPAVPDYNYDTISGVDYDIDISKPVGQRITRLVLPGTDTPVPADAQFVVAVNNYRRSGGGNFPGIVKTQVYNEQQEIRQLLIEWAQAKGVIDPADFFVPNWKLVREGVPVF